The Thermodesulfovibrionales bacterium region CGATGATTGTTGAGTCTCTGCGAGCGAAGGAATGATAACGGGCCTCGAAGAAAAGGTTTTGTCCGGCTTTCAACTTTCTCAGAGGGAAGCCTTTTCCCTAGCCTCAGTCAGGACCACTGACGCAGAACTCCACCGGCTCTTCTTCGCTGCAGCCAGGGTCCGCGAACACTTCAGAGGAAAGAGGATAGACCTCTGTTCCATCACGAATGCCAAATCCGGCGCATGTTCTGAAGACTGTTCCTATTGCGCACAATCGGCAAAGAGCAATGCTAAGATCCCCGTCTATCCCCTTGTCTCTGAAGAGGCCGTGATCGAGAAGGCCCTTGAGGCGAAGGAGGCCGGAGTCAAACGATTCTGTATTGTTACGAGCGGAAAGAAGGCAGGGGAGAAGGAACTGAAGGCGATAGCGGCAACTGTCAAGAAGGTGAGGCAGACAGGCCTGCTCCCCTGCGCCACCCTTGGACTCTTGGACAGGGATGAACTGTCTCTTCTCATGGAGAGCGGTCTCGAGAGATACCACCACAATCTCGAAACATCAGAGCGATTTTTTTCAGAAGTTTGTTCCACCCATTCCTATTCCGAAAAGATGAAAACCATCGAGGCCGCGAAGTCAGTCGGCCTCTCCCTCTGCTCGGGAGGTATCTTCGGCCTTGGTGAGTCGTGGCAGGATAGGGTGGAGATGGCTTTCGCCCTGAGAGATCTCGACGTCGACTCCATTCCGATAAATTTCCTGATCGCCGTAAAGGGGACGCCGATGGAACAGAGAGAGCCTCTCCATCCCCTTGAGGCCCTCAAGGTCATAAGTCTCTACCGCCTGATCCTGCCGGAGAAGGAGGTGAGGGTCTGCGGGGGCAGGAGACAGACCCTCGGTGAGTTCAGTCCGATGGTCTTCATGGCAGGCGCCGATTCAGTGCTTACGGGAAACTATCTCACGACAACGGGCATTACCTATGAGGATGATATCCGGCTCATCAAGACCTGTGGACTTGAGGTCGGAT contains the following coding sequences:
- the bioB gene encoding biotin synthase BioB, whose product is MITGLEEKVLSGFQLSQREAFSLASVRTTDAELHRLFFAAARVREHFRGKRIDLCSITNAKSGACSEDCSYCAQSAKSNAKIPVYPLVSEEAVIEKALEAKEAGVKRFCIVTSGKKAGEKELKAIAATVKKVRQTGLLPCATLGLLDRDELSLLMESGLERYHHNLETSERFFSEVCSTHSYSEKMKTIEAAKSVGLSLCSGGIFGLGESWQDRVEMAFALRDLDVDSIPINFLIAVKGTPMEQREPLHPLEALKVISLYRLILPEKEVRVCGGRRQTLGEFSPMVFMAGADSVLTGNYLTTTGITYEDDIRLIKTCGLEVG